GTGCTTGCAGTAATAGAAAAAAGAGAGGTAAAAATTTAATGTCAGTTCAAAAAGCAATTAATTGAAGAAAAACAGTTAAAAAATATAATGAAAACAAGAAAATTAGTCACAATGATTTAAATTTAATTATTGAAGCAGGGCGCTTAGCACCAAGTTCAATGGGTTTAGAAGTTGCCAAATTAATTGTTATTCGTAATAAAATAACAAAAGCACAAGTTGCTGATCAAGTAATGCAAGGTAATATTGCAAAAGTAAAAGAAGCGGATGCGTTAGTATTCTTAGTTGGTGTTAACCCAGATTATTTATTAACAGATGAATTTTTATCAACGCGTTTATCACGTGCTGAGGGGATTTCTGCCGAAAAACTACAAGAATATATTAATCGTTATCGTAATTATTTTGAAAAAAGTGCAGTTGATTTAAAATCTTATGTTGCGCAACAAATTCATATTACAGCTAGTTTTATGGCCCTACAAGCGGCTGATTTAAAAGTTGGTTCGACAATTATGGGAGGATTTAATGCCCCAGAATCTGATAAAATCCTAGCTGAGTTAGGTTATTTAGATTTAACAAAATATCATTCAATTTTAACAATGGCTTTTGGCTATTATGATGAAAAAACGGAGGGTTCAACCCTACCACGGTTGCGAATCTCAACCGATGATTTTGTTAATATTATTGAATAATAAAAATAATTCTTTGTTTTTAAGATAAATTATGTTATCATTATTTACGTGCGAATAATATTATTAAATATTATTTAAAGAGAGGTGAATGAAAATGGCAAGAGAAGGAATCCATCCAAAATATTTTGAAGCAAAAATTATCTGTACAACTTGTGGAACTGATTTCATGAGTGGTTCTACTAAAGGAGAAGAATTAAAAGTTGATACTTGTTCTTCATGCCATCCATTTTATACTGGTAATCAACAATTTTCAAATTCAGCTGGACGAGTGGAAAGATTTAAATCAAAATTTACAAAAAAAGAAGAATTAACAAAACAAGTAGCAGAAGATTCAAAATCACAAAAAGAAATTAACATAAAAACTAGTAAACAAAAATAACAAAATGGAAAAACACTAAAAGGTGTTTTTTTCTTTGCTTATTCGGTATAATATGACTAAGGAAATGGTGAAAAAATGGGTTTAAAAATTACGGAGTTAAAATATAAGCGCTATAAAAAAAATATTTTTACTGACCTAGATTTTGAGGTTAACAGTCAAGATGTTTTGGGGGTTAATTTTACCAATCGGATTGCAGCAAACTTTTTTTTAAAACTACTATTAGGGAAAAAGAAAGTAACGCGGGGGAAAATAATTTTAAATAATAATAATATTACAGCGTTACTACCTAGAGAACGTAAAATTGCGACAATTTCATCAGGAGTTTTAAAACTAGGATTTTTACCAACAAAATTACGAATGGCTTATCATATATTGAAATCACCAAAATTTTTATATGAAGCAGGAGTTGAATATTATACAAATAAATATAATTATAAAGAATTACAAATGGTTGG
The Spiroplasma chrysopicola DF-1 genome window above contains:
- a CDS encoding nitroreductase family protein, translating into MSVQKAINWRKTVKKYNENKKISHNDLNLIIEAGRLAPSSMGLEVAKLIVIRNKITKAQVADQVMQGNIAKVKEADALVFLVGVNPDYLLTDEFLSTRLSRAEGISAEKLQEYINRYRNYFEKSAVDLKSYVAQQIHITASFMALQAADLKVGSTIMGGFNAPESDKILAELGYLDLTKYHSILTMAFGYYDEKTEGSTLPRLRISTDDFVNIIE
- the rpmE gene encoding 50S ribosomal protein L31 translates to MAREGIHPKYFEAKIICTTCGTDFMSGSTKGEELKVDTCSSCHPFYTGNQQFSNSAGRVERFKSKFTKKEELTKQVAEDSKSQKEINIKTSKQK